The nucleotide window GCACCAAGGAGCATATATTTAATCACATCCTGAGCACTCTTCACACCGCCATCAGCCCAGAGCTCGACATTGTCGCGCAATCCTGCTTCAAGCAAGGCATTGTGTGCCGCCTTAATGCCAATTTCGGCAGGCAAGCCGACAAACTGGAGTGCGTGGATGCGGGCAGCACCTGTACCGCCGTCAAAACCGCTCAAGGTGATGATATCAGCCCCTGCCTTGGCGATACCAACTGCAATCGTGCCGATATTCGGAACGACAGGAACCTTAACGGCTACACGTGCCTGGTCATTGGCTGTCTTGAGCTCATGGATCATTTGCGCAAGGTCTTCGATCGAATAAATATCATGGTTGTTTGATGGTGAAATCAAATCAGAACCAATGGTGGCATTCCTTGCCTCCGCTATTTTAGCTGTAACCTTCGAACCAGGAAGGTGTCCGCCTTCACCAGGCTTTGCGCCCTGACCAATCTTGATTTCAAGAAGATTGGAAGAGTTCAGCAGCTCCGCATTCACACCGAAACGTCCTGAGGCAACCTGCTGGCCTCGCGTGCGCGGGTACTTGCCAAGCATATCCTTGATTTCGCCGCCCTCGCCGTTCATGCTTACCATGTTCAAACGGTCTGCGCCTTCAGCATATGCACGGAATGCGATTTCGTTTTGCGAACCAAATGACATTGAAGCGATGACAAACGGCAGGCTGTGTTCACCTACGCCGATTTCAACTTCTTCTGGTGAAACCTTTGAGTCGGTCTTTTTCAATCCAGTCAAATGGCGGATCGTAGTCGGGTTGCTGTCTTCCTGTTCGGAAATTTTCTCCCGGTAGACACTATAGTCCCCGGTAGAAGCAACCTCACCAATCGCTTTCCAGATACGAGGAAAGAGGTGGAACGTCTTGCCGATCCGTTCTTTTTCGTTCTGGAAGTCTTCAGCTCTTTTCAATGCGTCTTCTTTCATTGCTTCGAAATTGTATGCAAGTTCATTAGAACCAAAGAAGTTCACGATCACTAAATAATCTGCAACTTCATCATTCAGGCCGATTGCCGAGAACAGACGCCCGTATCCGCGCAATTCATGGATACCGATTGTGGAAATAACCTTTTCAAGGCCTTTCGTAAGGGCGCTGTACAGATTCACAAGCGGTGTGATGGACTCATCGAGTACTGTCATGAACATATAATATGGGCTGACTGCGTCTGCGCCCAGTCCGAGTGCAACAATGATATCATGCAGCGATCTTAAGGAAGCGGAACGAAGCAGCAGTGAGCAGTCGCGGCGCAATCCTTCTTTTACAAGAGCCTGGTCGATCGCTGAGACGACCAGATGCGGATCGAGCCACAGAGAATTTTCCTGGTGGGCCATTGCATCGTCAAGAACAAGCAATGTTTTGCCATCCTTCACAGCAGCAATTGCCTCAGCAGCAAGTTTCTCAAGCGCATCCTTGACTGTTTCGTCACTGTGGAAAACTGTTTCCAGATAGGCAGCAAGTTTGTCATCCTGATAGCATTGGATGACCTGGTCCATGCTTGGCTGGCCAGTTTTCAACGAAGCCTCATAGCCTGCTTTGCCTTCGATAAGCAGAGGGGTGAGCAGTTCGATGACTTTTCCTGTTTCTGTTTTTCCGAAAAGCGAAGGGCGTTTGCCAAGAACAGTCCTTGTTGAAAAATGTTCCGCCTCGCGGTCACGGTCTATTGCAGGATTTGTTACGACAGCGACACTTTCTTTAATAAAATCAGCGATATTTTTGCGTTCTGGATTCATCGCAGCAAGCGGAGCGTCATGTCCAAGGGAGCGGATTGGCTCTGCCCCTTTTTCAGCCATCTGTTCGACGAGCTGGACGTGGTCACGCTCCCAGCCGAATGCCTTATATTGTCCGTTATGGATTTTATCCGGGTATGTCATTGTTACCGTTTTTGCAAGATTTGCACCCTGTAGGCGATGACGGGCTTCCTGGAAAGAAATACGCCCGGAAAAACGCTGGTAAACCGCACTCTGGAACTGCTCCATTTCATAAACTTCGATTTTGTCACCATTCCATTTCAGGCCGACCTTCTCGCCCGGTGCAAGTGGCTTGGGGTCATTTGTGTACTCTGTTGATGAAATGATTCCCGGTTCTGATGAGAACAGGTATGAGCTTTCTGTTTCAACCATCCAGAGAGGGCGCAGGCCAAGAGCATCCACACTGAATACTGCTTCGTCGGCAAATCGCGAAATGATTCCGGCAGGTCCCTGTGCGAAGTGTCCCCATGCTTCGCGGATATAAGTATATAAATCTTGTAAATGCTCCGGATAAGCTTTGATTTCATTGATGATTGGCGGGAACATCATGTCCATTGCCTCGAACAATGAGTAGCCATCACGGCAGATGAATGTTTCCAGCGTACGGCTTAAATCCTGTGAGTCACTGCCATCTTTGACGAGTGGGACATTGACCATTCGAGCTTCGTCGCGGAGTCTTGCAATTGTATTGATTTCTCCGTTATGTCCAAGGACGCTGAAGGGCTGAACACGGAAAAAGCTTGATAGAGTATTAGTAGAATAACGGTTGTGCCCAAGAGTCATAGTGGATGCCACAAGCGGGCTTGCCAGGTCATGGTAGTATTTCGGCAGTATGTCGCCTGCGCCCATAACCTTATAAACAGCGTGGTATTGGCTTAGGGAAGCCACATGAACCTGATCGTTTTTCTCGAAATCTATGATCATATTAAACAATTTGCCTGAAAGTTCCTGTCCGACTTCGTCTGCAAGGCATGCGAACTGCCAAAATACAGGATTTTCCTGGATGGCAATCGGGCCAAGCGCTTCAGGATTTGTTACGTCAACAGATGAAAAGATCGGCATCATGTTTTGCTCTTCAAGCTTTGCCTTAAGTTCATCCTGGATTGCTTCAGCTTGATCGGTCCTCGTGATAAAAACATGTCCGACGACGAAGCTTTCGTTGTCGACAGCGCTGGATTCCACACCAGCTTCAATAAGTTTTTCCTTCCAGAGCGCCCGTGGAATATCGATGTGCACACCCACTCCATCACCTTCGCCATTGATAAAGCCTGCTCGGTGGTTCATGGTGACGAGGCCATCAATACAGTGAAAAATATTTTCGCGCGTCGGGATCTTCTTTTTTTCAATGCTGGCTACAATTCCGCAGGCATCGTGTTCGAATCTTGAGAAATCTTTGAATTTGGAAGGGCTCCATTGTGTTGTCATAAATTTCGGCTTATAAAGTGTTCCTTTAAGCCGGTTCACCTCCTGAAAAAATAATCTATGATTTGTCGTTTGATAGCTTGGTACATGAGGGTATAACATTTTGACGGGAATTTAAAGCAAGGGATTAAAAGCGGCCACTTGAATGGCTAATTTTAAGAATATTAATAGCAACTATATCATAAGAATTTTCAGAAATCAATTATTTATACATATTTTTGGATGAAAAGAATTTGGAGAAGGATTATCGTAAATGGAAAATAGCTAGCAATGTAAACGTTTTCATTTATAGGATGAAAAATAACAGGCATCCAATCAATGCCTGTTATGTATAGAAAGTTGTATATTTATTCATTCGCCATTGAATAAAATGCCTGGTCAACTGCATGCAGGGTGGCTTCAATATCTTCCTGTGTATGAGCAATCGTAACGAACCATGCTTCATATTTGGAAGGAGCTAGATTGATTCCCTGCTGAAGCATCAGGTTGAAGAAACGCGCAAACATTTCGCCATCTGTGTTCTCTGCCTGCTCATAGTTTTCGATCTTTTCAGTTGTAAAGTAGATGGTGAGCGCACCTTTCAGACGATTGGTCGAAATCGGGATCCCGTGCTTGCTTGCTGAAGCTGTGATTCCTTCTTCGAGCATCGCGCCAAGCTGATCTAGGTAATCATATACACCATCCTGTTTCAGGACTTCCAGGCAGGCAATGCCGGAAAGGATGGAAGCCGGGTTGCCAGCCATCGTGCCCGCTTGATAAGCAGGGCCAAGTGGAGCGACTTTTTCCATAATTTCAGCACGGCCGCCGTAAGCGCCGATTGGCAGGCCTCCGCCGATGATCTTGCCCATTGCTGTAAGGTCAGGTGTGATTCCCAGCAAGTCCTGAGCTCCGCCGTACATAAAGCGGAAGGCGGTGATGACTTCATCAAAAATGATCAGCGATCCAGCCTGATGGGTAAGCTCCTTCACTTCCTCTAGGAAACCAGGTTTAGGTTCGACAATTCCAAAATTGCCGACAATCGGCTCCACTAAAACTGCCGCGATTTGGTCGCCCCATTTTTCAAGTGCCTCCTTGAAAGGTTCAATATCATTGAATGGCACTGTAATGACTTCCTGTGCAATGCTTTTAGGCACACCAGCTGAATCAGGCGTCCCAAGAGTGGATGGACCAGAACCTGCAGCAACTAATACCAGGTCTGAGTGGCCGTGATAGCAGCCGGCAAACTTGATGATTTTATCGCGCCCGGTATATGCCCGTGCTACTCGGATTGTCGTCATGACTGCTTCGGTACCTGAATTCACAAAACGCACTTTATCCATCCCGGGCATTGCTTCCTTCAGCATTTTTGCGAATTTAACCTCATGAGGAGTTGGCGTGCCATATAATACCCCTGTTTCGGCAGCTCTTTTGATTGCCTCGGTAATATGCGGGTGGGCATGCCCCGTGATAATCGGGCCATATGCCGCCAGATAATCGATGTATTGATTGCCGTCCACATCCCAGAAGTATGCCCCCTGGGCCCGTTCCATCACAACAGGGGCACCGCCGCCGACTGCCTTGTAGGAACGGGACGGGCTATTTACGCCTCCGACGATATGTTCAAGTGCTTCATTATGTATTCGCTCAGAATTCGTTCTTTGCATCATTAAACCTCCTAAATATGACTGCCTAACTATTTTATCATTAATTTTATTTTTTACCGATTGTTTCACTTTTCGTTCATTTCCAACGAAAAAGAAGCTTTGTTTTAGACTCGCAATTCCTTCGTTATTCAACATGTTTTCTGATTGAACTATCCGAGACCACGAAAAGGGTAATCAGGCATAGCATTTGTTTTAGCCAGGAGGATTGGCTAAACTGTTTGAGTGACCAAAGGAGGAAATCAACATGAACGCAATTGAAGTGAATGGACTGCGGAAGGAATTCAAGGCATATTCGAGCCGTTCCGGATTATCGGGAGCCTTCCGTGATCTTTTTACACGTAATTATAAAATCGTTCCTGCAGTGAACGATATCAACTTTACCGTCAAACAGGGAGAGATGGTCGGTTACATCGGTGAAAATGGCGCCGGGAAATCGACGACAATTAAAATGCTGACCGGAATCCTGACTCCGACTTCAGGAAGTGTCATTGTAAATGGCATGAATCCTCATAAAGAAAGGGAAAGGTTCGTCCAGACGATTGGTGTTGTGTTTGGCCAGCGTTCCCAGCTCTGGTGGGATATCGCTGTCCAGGAATCGTTCCGTCTGTTGAAAAAAGTATATAAAGTTTCGGATGCTCAGTATAACGAGCATATGGACCATGTGATTAAAACGCTTGATCTGGAACCGTTGCTCGATAAGCCAGTAAGGAAGCTTTCGCTTGGGCAGAGGATGCGCTGTGAACTTGCCGCCGCGCTGATCCATAACCCGCCGCTGCTTTTCCTTGATGAGCCGACTATTGGTTTGGATGTGCTCGTTAAGCTGAAAATAAGAGAGTTTTTAAAAGAAATAAATGAGAAGTACAATACGACGATTCTGTTGACAACGCACGATTTGACTGATATCGAGGCACTGTGCGAGCGGGTCATCATGCTTGATGAAGGGAATATTATCTATGATGGCGCCCTGAAAAGTCTGAAGGAGAAATGGGGAGAAGGAAAGGAAATCAGTTTTGAGTTCCTTGAACCTGCTGACATTAACCATCTCGAGTCGTTGACAGCCAATCTGGGTATAAAGTGGGAACTGGATGAGAAGAGTCAGGTCTTTACCGCGATGACTGGGGATGATGAGGAAACTGTGTCCCAGGTGATTGCACTGACGGTCGCTGCCTATAAGGTCAGGGATGTAAAAATCAATGAGCCATCCACTGAAGAGATCATCCGCAATATCTATGATAAAGGGATGGCGATCAATGGATAAATATCTTGAAATGATCCGCATCCGTTTTTTGATGATGCTGGCGTACAGGACGAATTATTATACGGGAATCTTGATTTACAGTATCAATATCGGAGCTTACTACTTTCTTTGGAATGCGATTTATGGAGGAAAGAGTGAAATAGAAGGCTTGAGTGCTGTGCAAATGACGACTTATGTGGCGGTTGCCTGGATGGCAAGGGCGTTTTATTTCAATAATATCGATCGGGAAATGGCGACGGAAATCAAGGAAGGCAAGGTAGCCGTTGAATTGATCAGGCCATACAGCTAT belongs to Mesobacillus sp. AQ2 and includes:
- a CDS encoding glutamate synthase-related protein; its protein translation is MTTQWSPSKFKDFSRFEHDACGIVASIEKKKIPTRENIFHCIDGLVTMNHRAGFINGEGDGVGVHIDIPRALWKEKLIEAGVESSAVDNESFVVGHVFITRTDQAEAIQDELKAKLEEQNMMPIFSSVDVTNPEALGPIAIQENPVFWQFACLADEVGQELSGKLFNMIIDFEKNDQVHVASLSQYHAVYKVMGAGDILPKYYHDLASPLVASTMTLGHNRYSTNTLSSFFRVQPFSVLGHNGEINTIARLRDEARMVNVPLVKDGSDSQDLSRTLETFICRDGYSLFEAMDMMFPPIINEIKAYPEHLQDLYTYIREAWGHFAQGPAGIISRFADEAVFSVDALGLRPLWMVETESSYLFSSEPGIISSTEYTNDPKPLAPGEKVGLKWNGDKIEVYEMEQFQSAVYQRFSGRISFQEARHRLQGANLAKTVTMTYPDKIHNGQYKAFGWERDHVQLVEQMAEKGAEPIRSLGHDAPLAAMNPERKNIADFIKESVAVVTNPAIDRDREAEHFSTRTVLGKRPSLFGKTETGKVIELLTPLLIEGKAGYEASLKTGQPSMDQVIQCYQDDKLAAYLETVFHSDETVKDALEKLAAEAIAAVKDGKTLLVLDDAMAHQENSLWLDPHLVVSAIDQALVKEGLRRDCSLLLRSASLRSLHDIIVALGLGADAVSPYYMFMTVLDESITPLVNLYSALTKGLEKVISTIGIHELRGYGRLFSAIGLNDEVADYLVIVNFFGSNELAYNFEAMKEDALKRAEDFQNEKERIGKTFHLFPRIWKAIGEVASTGDYSVYREKISEQEDSNPTTIRHLTGLKKTDSKVSPEEVEIGVGEHSLPFVIASMSFGSQNEIAFRAYAEGADRLNMVSMNGEGGEIKDMLGKYPRTRGQQVASGRFGVNAELLNSSNLLEIKIGQGAKPGEGGHLPGSKVTAKIAEARNATIGSDLISPSNNHDIYSIEDLAQMIHELKTANDQARVAVKVPVVPNIGTIAVGIAKAGADIITLSGFDGGTGAARIHALQFVGLPAEIGIKAAHNALLEAGLRDNVELWADGGVKSAQDVIKYMLLGANRVGFGTLSMLAIGCTTCRGCHLDTCHVGIATQIDSEAQAKEHGLRRFVPRQFDLAVQGIMNLFTAFGNELKALAASAGIKNLQEAVGRSDLLEQIKGNDLLDLTYLLKPLEIGQIMHQKEAAAAMASAQLQVAAGAEYLDAIDEELHQSREFRAVTAEQRVLASRVSCHRVRGRLDGSYRNLQPVSLRYKGSILGNGLGAYNTDGINIEIDGGGQDGVGKTSFGGAILIAKSPGKDGGFYNGSVGKGFGYGAQKGLLVAQGNADARAGIRLSGADMIIGGLVKKPIPEKEFGNIGTNANIKGFAFEYMTNGRGLVLGDPGPWICAGMTGGVVYLRHQPEMGLTREALTRRIAKGAKVSIDTLTAKGVQDVKEMLSSYTEMLARHGQENEAKELALIMEHPEDHFVQVVPVKEQADPAVSTE
- a CDS encoding glutamate-1-semialdehyde 2,1-aminomutase, with the protein product MQRTNSERIHNEALEHIVGGVNSPSRSYKAVGGGAPVVMERAQGAYFWDVDGNQYIDYLAAYGPIITGHAHPHITEAIKRAAETGVLYGTPTPHEVKFAKMLKEAMPGMDKVRFVNSGTEAVMTTIRVARAYTGRDKIIKFAGCYHGHSDLVLVAAGSGPSTLGTPDSAGVPKSIAQEVITVPFNDIEPFKEALEKWGDQIAAVLVEPIVGNFGIVEPKPGFLEEVKELTHQAGSLIIFDEVITAFRFMYGGAQDLLGITPDLTAMGKIIGGGLPIGAYGGRAEIMEKVAPLGPAYQAGTMAGNPASILSGIACLEVLKQDGVYDYLDQLGAMLEEGITASASKHGIPISTNRLKGALTIYFTTEKIENYEQAENTDGEMFARFFNLMLQQGINLAPSKYEAWFVTIAHTQEDIEATLHAVDQAFYSMANE
- a CDS encoding ATP-binding cassette domain-containing protein; this encodes MNAIEVNGLRKEFKAYSSRSGLSGAFRDLFTRNYKIVPAVNDINFTVKQGEMVGYIGENGAGKSTTIKMLTGILTPTSGSVIVNGMNPHKERERFVQTIGVVFGQRSQLWWDIAVQESFRLLKKVYKVSDAQYNEHMDHVIKTLDLEPLLDKPVRKLSLGQRMRCELAAALIHNPPLLFLDEPTIGLDVLVKLKIREFLKEINEKYNTTILLTTHDLTDIEALCERVIMLDEGNIIYDGALKSLKEKWGEGKEISFEFLEPADINHLESLTANLGIKWELDEKSQVFTAMTGDDEETVSQVIALTVAAYKVRDVKINEPSTEEIIRNIYDKGMAING